The Euphorbia lathyris chromosome 2, ddEupLath1.1, whole genome shotgun sequence genome includes a window with the following:
- the LOC136216986 gene encoding ascorbate transporter, chloroplastic isoform X1 has protein sequence MAIGGLISNRNFGSLIGSEQHKGEESGISTAARFARGSIFCGKFHSRMDIAFTSGFSCSPVLRVTNHSNEKNLKPLTTYSQKTSLGCPSYPSVGNWIQLRKGTRQHFENIKVNRTRAYYKSEEDDIAEASVESFKLGEGSSEAVLIGGNLQKASPWWEQFPKRWAIVLLCFSAFLLCNMDRVNMSIAILPMSQEFNWNSATVGLIQSSFFWGYLMTQILGGIWADKIGGKLVLGFGVVWWSMATILTPIAAKMGLPFLLLMRAFMGIGEGVAMPAMNNILSKWIPVSERSRSLALVYSGMYLGSVTGLAISPMLIQKFGWPSVFYSFGSLGSIWFALWLKKAYSTPEEDPELSTQEKKIILGGGTSKEAVTVIPWKLILSKAPVWALIISHFCHNWGTFILLTWMPTYYNQVLKFNLTESGLLCVLPWLTMAVFANIGGWIADTLVSKGFSITSVRKIMQSIGFLGPAFFLTQLSHVRTPAMAVLCMACSQGSDAFSQSGLYSNHQDIGPRYAGVLLGLSNTAGVLAGVFGTAATGYILQRGSWDDVFKVAVALYIIGTLVWNLFSTGEKILD, from the exons ATGGCTATCGGCGGCTTGATTTCTAACCGGAATTTCGGTTCTCTCATAGGCTCAG AACAACATAAAGGAGAGGAATCTGGCATTAGTACTGCTGCTAGGTTTGCACGTGGGAGCATCTTCTGTGGAAAATTTCATAGCCGAATGGACATTGCTTTTACTTCTGGATTCTCATGTTCCCCAGTTCTACGAGTCACAAATCATTCAAATGAAAAGAACTTGAAACCCTTAACAACTTATTCTCAAAAAACAAGTTTAGGATGTCCTTCATACCCTTCCGTTGGTAATTGGATTCAGTTGAGAAAAGGGACTCGCCAGCATTTTGAGAATATCAAGGTCAATAGAACTCGCGCTTACTATAAATCAGAGGAGGATGATATTGCagaagcttctgtggagtcattCAAGTTGGGAGAGGGGTCAAGTGAGGCTGTACTAATAGGGGGAAATCTTCAAAAAGCTTCTCCTTGGTGGGAGCAGTTTCCAAAGCGCTGGGCGATTGTACTGCTCTGTTTTAGTGCATTTCTATTGTGTAATATGGACCGT GTAAACATGAGTATTGCAATTCTTCCAATGTCACAAGAGTTCAATTGGAACAGTGCAACAGTTGGTTTAATACAGTCCTCATTTTTCTGGGGATATCTAATGACTCAG ATTCTTGGAGGCATCTGGGCAGATAAAATTGGTGGAAAGCTAGTGTTGGGCTTTGGAGTGGTCTGGTGGTCAATGGCTACTATTTTGACTCCTATTGCTGCCAAAATGGGGCTCCCTTTTCTTCTACTGATGCGTGCTTTTATGGGGATTGGCGAG GGTGTTGCTATGCCTGCTATGAATAACATTCTTTCTAAGTGGATTCCAGTGTCAGAGAGAAGCAGATCACTTGCCCTAGTTTATAGTGGCATGTACCTTGGTTCGGTTACAGGATTGGCTATCTCTCCAATGTTAATCCAAAAATTTGGATGGCCATCTGTCTTCTACTCATTCGGCTCCCTCGGAAGTATATGGTTTGCTTTGTGGCTAAAAAAG GCATATAGCACCCCAGAGGAAGACCCAGAGCTCAGCACACAGGAAAAGAAAATTATCTTGGGTGGTGGCACATCAAAAGAAGCAGTTACAGTCATTCCTTGGaaattaatattatcaaaagCACCTGTTTGGGCACTTATCATTTCTCACTTCTGCCATAATTGGGGAACTTTTATTCTTTTAACGTGGATGCCTACATACTACAATCAG GTGTTGAAATTCAACCTCACTGAATCTGGACTGCTCTGTGTCTTGCCATGGTTGACCATGGCTGTTTTTGCAAATATAGGAGGTTGGATTGCTGATACACTTGTGAGCAAAGGGTTCTCTATAACTTCAGTTAGAAAG ATCATGCAATCAATTGGGTTTTTGGGCCCAGCTTTCTTTCTTACACAGCTGAGCCATGTTAGGACTCCGGCTATGGCTGTATTATGCATGGCATGCAGTCAG GGATCTGATGCATTTTCTCAGTCTGGTCTATATTCCAATCATCAAGACATTGGCCCACGTTATGCT GGAGTTCTGTTAGGCCTATCAAATACTGCAGGAGTACTTGCAGGTGTCTTCGGTACTGCAGCAACAGGATACATTCTCCAAAgag GTTCATGGGATGATGTTTTTAAGGTGGCTGTTGCATTGTACATAATAGGCACATTAGTCTGGAACTTATTTTCAACTGGAGAGAAAATTCTTGACTAG
- the LOC136216986 gene encoding ascorbate transporter, chloroplastic isoform X2: MDIAFTSGFSCSPVLRVTNHSNEKNLKPLTTYSQKTSLGCPSYPSVGNWIQLRKGTRQHFENIKVNRTRAYYKSEEDDIAEASVESFKLGEGSSEAVLIGGNLQKASPWWEQFPKRWAIVLLCFSAFLLCNMDRVNMSIAILPMSQEFNWNSATVGLIQSSFFWGYLMTQILGGIWADKIGGKLVLGFGVVWWSMATILTPIAAKMGLPFLLLMRAFMGIGEGVAMPAMNNILSKWIPVSERSRSLALVYSGMYLGSVTGLAISPMLIQKFGWPSVFYSFGSLGSIWFALWLKKAYSTPEEDPELSTQEKKIILGGGTSKEAVTVIPWKLILSKAPVWALIISHFCHNWGTFILLTWMPTYYNQVLKFNLTESGLLCVLPWLTMAVFANIGGWIADTLVSKGFSITSVRKIMQSIGFLGPAFFLTQLSHVRTPAMAVLCMACSQGSDAFSQSGLYSNHQDIGPRYAGVLLGLSNTAGVLAGVFGTAATGYILQRGSWDDVFKVAVALYIIGTLVWNLFSTGEKILD, from the exons ATGGACATTGCTTTTACTTCTGGATTCTCATGTTCCCCAGTTCTACGAGTCACAAATCATTCAAATGAAAAGAACTTGAAACCCTTAACAACTTATTCTCAAAAAACAAGTTTAGGATGTCCTTCATACCCTTCCGTTGGTAATTGGATTCAGTTGAGAAAAGGGACTCGCCAGCATTTTGAGAATATCAAGGTCAATAGAACTCGCGCTTACTATAAATCAGAGGAGGATGATATTGCagaagcttctgtggagtcattCAAGTTGGGAGAGGGGTCAAGTGAGGCTGTACTAATAGGGGGAAATCTTCAAAAAGCTTCTCCTTGGTGGGAGCAGTTTCCAAAGCGCTGGGCGATTGTACTGCTCTGTTTTAGTGCATTTCTATTGTGTAATATGGACCGT GTAAACATGAGTATTGCAATTCTTCCAATGTCACAAGAGTTCAATTGGAACAGTGCAACAGTTGGTTTAATACAGTCCTCATTTTTCTGGGGATATCTAATGACTCAG ATTCTTGGAGGCATCTGGGCAGATAAAATTGGTGGAAAGCTAGTGTTGGGCTTTGGAGTGGTCTGGTGGTCAATGGCTACTATTTTGACTCCTATTGCTGCCAAAATGGGGCTCCCTTTTCTTCTACTGATGCGTGCTTTTATGGGGATTGGCGAG GGTGTTGCTATGCCTGCTATGAATAACATTCTTTCTAAGTGGATTCCAGTGTCAGAGAGAAGCAGATCACTTGCCCTAGTTTATAGTGGCATGTACCTTGGTTCGGTTACAGGATTGGCTATCTCTCCAATGTTAATCCAAAAATTTGGATGGCCATCTGTCTTCTACTCATTCGGCTCCCTCGGAAGTATATGGTTTGCTTTGTGGCTAAAAAAG GCATATAGCACCCCAGAGGAAGACCCAGAGCTCAGCACACAGGAAAAGAAAATTATCTTGGGTGGTGGCACATCAAAAGAAGCAGTTACAGTCATTCCTTGGaaattaatattatcaaaagCACCTGTTTGGGCACTTATCATTTCTCACTTCTGCCATAATTGGGGAACTTTTATTCTTTTAACGTGGATGCCTACATACTACAATCAG GTGTTGAAATTCAACCTCACTGAATCTGGACTGCTCTGTGTCTTGCCATGGTTGACCATGGCTGTTTTTGCAAATATAGGAGGTTGGATTGCTGATACACTTGTGAGCAAAGGGTTCTCTATAACTTCAGTTAGAAAG ATCATGCAATCAATTGGGTTTTTGGGCCCAGCTTTCTTTCTTACACAGCTGAGCCATGTTAGGACTCCGGCTATGGCTGTATTATGCATGGCATGCAGTCAG GGATCTGATGCATTTTCTCAGTCTGGTCTATATTCCAATCATCAAGACATTGGCCCACGTTATGCT GGAGTTCTGTTAGGCCTATCAAATACTGCAGGAGTACTTGCAGGTGTCTTCGGTACTGCAGCAACAGGATACATTCTCCAAAgag GTTCATGGGATGATGTTTTTAAGGTGGCTGTTGCATTGTACATAATAGGCACATTAGTCTGGAACTTATTTTCAACTGGAGAGAAAATTCTTGACTAG